The Physeter macrocephalus isolate SW-GA chromosome 13, ASM283717v5, whole genome shotgun sequence genome window below encodes:
- the PPP1R26 gene encoding protein phosphatase 1 regulatory subunit 26, which translates to MFLMNAPPVLALPSKWEAFGPPGSCRFPGCFSEPREGVSRAAVSAQVQMVVSTLPGDGAALGMDGEHARQGSQRAERGRGARLAASPAFAAWGLAAGFDPEGEEEAADLGPLALDSDSDDSVDRDIEEAIQEYLKAKSGAARPPAAGPCKPEPPPSGTPTALGPPDLAAGPAGVPGSHGGVGEDQGSASPLSVSSEDSFEQSIRAEIEQFLSKKRQHGTQKRDTPADGKPDPSDSLAGSASRCSKEPTGKAHQQELAGACKEFIFRKPPRSTKAGALPRGPRPKVTIEPAAAAGRPAEAAPGKAGVRRGTGSGKRARRARSAALVPEAADSSSDDGIEEAIQLYQLEKRKEAGGEPTPRALPAEEKGPGPPAHGPGLCAKSTWLEAHGKTPGKKKPVATKAVDLSPGGLDPDHPSRPPREAVAPAPPGSTAAESKSVDGSPCRADTSAELMCAEAILDISKTILPGPLEGGARPPPASPLLYPPDVPSCSDGDSSSVDSDDSIEQEIRTFLALKAQSGALLPRTETCPRPAHGPLLPPGLGASASRTPDLSLSRKRKRGAGSTAVRPSAPRRARETAEAQEGARDAARSQRGAQPSQGKASEAPGREGETWGQPLPCRTGMPGDEHGTPVAQGAVSPGPGRAAEARRVDEKESSEDKSSSLDSDEDLDTAIKDLLRSKRRLRKRCRDPRAGCKKRVRFSTTETRFLDKVGGFPKDWKDRSPHLLKSCLSKSKKESPGRPSHALCREAVRAKPDGVAAEDAPPAPRSRGQAAGRSLFSGESAARELPGPAPSPSSLSDDSSSVDSDDSIELEIRKFLAEKAKESVSGSEIQGGGPTALGTGSGDTPELPCRKAPPPGPALQPGVCTRSQRCRGPLQPAEGPKGPGRAFAPAGRSGPRAERACSPAALAGRELAPPRSAGGAASVKGSPAGRRTACAPKDKSARGAEAAAGESASGQLPSCVEAGARAESRSPLARTPGAEREGRPRAGLALPWADVSPQSRLQSTWALSTKGRDVAAWKGGLRGQREKGLEGQARGSPGLTMSPKRGLPFAGFSPLLSTQLFHFGKSVSWGGKQASLFSAPLSLPLQGPSFSAFRETQAGHGPVFGSSRLLVKQEGGRWAPRKSQAGLSLPDRRNSGPEESILDLRYRRRGVDRDDEDQEALGSDASEFSDASVEEGGSPLAKGTVLQL; encoded by the coding sequence ATGTTTCTCATGAATGCCCCTCCCGTGCTCGCTCTGCCGTCCAAGTGGGAGGCCTTCGGCCCGCCCGGGAGCTGTCGGTTTCCCGGATGCTTCTCAGAGCCGAGAGAGGGCGTCTCGAGGGCGGCGGTGAGCGCCCAGGTGCAGATGGTCGTCAGCACGCTTCCGGGGGACGGGGCCGCCCTGGGCATGGACGGCGAGCACGCCAGGCAGGGAAGCCAGAGGGCGGAGAGGGGCCGCGGCGCCCGGCTGGCCGCCAGCCCCGCCTTTGCCGCCTGGGGTCTCGCTGCTGGTTTTGACCccgagggggaggaggaggccgcGGACCTCGGCCCCCTGGCGCTGGATTCGGACAGTGATGACTCCGTGGACCGCGACATTGAGGAAGCCATCCAGGAGTACCTGAAGGCCAAGAGCGGAGCCGCCCGGCCTCCCGCAGCTGGTCCATGCAAACCAGAGCCGCCCCCGAGCGGCACCCCGACCGCCCTGGGCCCCCCCGACCTTGCGGCTGGCCCCGCTGGTGTCCCCGGCAGCCACGGGGGAGTCGGCGAGGACCAGGGCTCTGCCTCGCCGCTCAGTGTGAGCAGTGAGGACTCCTTCGAACAGAGCATCCGGGCGGAGATCGAGCAGTTCCTAAGTAAGAAGAGGCAGCACGGAACCCAGAAACGTGACACCCCTGCAGACGGAAAACCAGACCCCAGTGACAGCTTGGCCGGATCGGCGTCTAGATGCAGCAAAGAGCCGACGGGCAAGGCACACCAGCAGGAGCTGGCGGGCGCCTGTAAGGAGTTCATCTTCCGGAAACCTCCCAGGTCCACCAAGGCTGGCGCGCTGCCCAGAGGCCCCAGGCCCAAGGTCACCATTGAGCCCGCCGCGGCCGCGGGCCGCCCTGCAGAAGCAGCCCCTGGTAAAGCCGGGGTCAGGAGGGGCACCGGCTCAGGGAAGAGGGCAAGGCGAGCCAGGAGCGCGGCCCTGGTGCCTGAGGCGGCCGACTCAAGCAGCGATGATGGCATCGAGGAGGCCATCCAGCTGTACCagctggagaagaggaaggaggcggGTGGCGAGCCGACGCCGAGGGCCCTGCCCGCGGAGGAGAAGggccccgggccccctgcacacGGCCCGGGCCTCTGCGCCAAGAGCACCTGGCTCGAAGCCCACGGGAAGACCCCGGGCAAGAAGAAGCCGGTGGCCACCAAGGCCGTGGACCTCAGCCCGGGTGGCCTGGACCCCGACCACCCCTCCAGGCCTCCCAGGGAAGCCGTGGCTCCTGCGCCTCCAGGAAGTACAGCTGCCGAAAGCAAGTCTGTGGACGGGTCCCCGTGCCGCGCAGACACGTCCGCGGAGCTCATGTGTGCTGAAGCGATCCTGGACATTTCCAAAACGATCCTGCCAGGCCCCCTGGAGGGCGGCGCCAGACCCCCGCCCGCCAGCCCACTCCTGTATCCCCCCGACGTGCCTTCCTGCTCCGACGGTGACAGCAGCTCTGTGGACAGCGACGACAGCATCGAACAGGAAATCCGGACCTTCTTGGCTCTGAAGGCGCAGTCAGGGGCGCTGCTGCCCAGGACGGAGACGTGCCCGCGGCCGGCACACGGCCCGCTGCTGCCCCCCGGCCTCGGCGCCTCGGCCTCCAGAACGCCGGACCTGTCGCTGAGCCGCAAGAGGAAGCGCGGAGCAGGCAGCACCGCCGTGCGGCCGAGCGCGCCCAGGAGGGCCAGGGAGACGGCCGAGGCGCAGGAGGGCGCCCGCGACGCCGCCCGCAGCCAGCGGGGAGCGCAGCCCAGCCAGGGGAAGGCCAGCGAGGCCCCGGGAAGGGAGGGTGAGACCTGGGGCCAGCCTCTCCCCTGCAGGACGGGCATGCCGGGTGATGAGCACGGGACCCCGGTCGCGCAGGGTGCCGTGTCGCCGGGCCCCGGGAGGGCGGCCGAGGCGAGGCGCGTGGACGAGAAGGAGAGCTCCGAGGACAAGAGCAGCTCACTGGACAGTGACGAGGACCTGGACACGGCCATCAAGGACCTGCTGCGGTCCAAGCGGAGGCTCCGGAAGAGGTGCAGAGACCCCAGGGCCGGCTGCAAGAAGAGGGTCAGGTTCAGCACCACGGAGACGCGGTTCCTGGATAAAGTAGGGGGCTTCCCGAAAGACTGGAAAGACCGAAGCCCACATCTGCTGAAAAGCTGCCTCTCAAAGTCCAAAAAGGAGAGCCCGGGGAGACCCTCGCACGCCCTCTGCCGAGAAGCAGTGAGAGCGAAGCCAGACGGCGTGGCAGCCGAGGACGCGCCCCCGGCTCCCCGGTCCAGGGGCCAGGCCGCAGGAAGGAGCCTGTTCTCTGGTGAATCGGCAGCCCGTGAACTTCCTGGTCCGGCCCCGAGCCCCAGTTCCCTGTCTGATGACAGTAGTTCTGTGGACAGTGATGACAGCATTGAACTGGAGATTAGGAAGTTTTTGGCCGAAAAGGCCAAGGAGTCCGTGAGCGGATCGGAAATTCAAGGAGGGGGCCCCACCGCTCTCGGGACGGGGAGCGGGGACACGCCGGAGCTGCCGTGCCGGAAAGCGCCACCTCCCGGGCCGGCCCTTCAGCCCGGCGTGTGCACTCGGAGCCAGAGGTGCAGGGGCCCCTTGCAGCCGGCCGAGGGACCAAAGGGCCCGGGCAGAGCCTTCGCTCCGGCCGGGAGGAGCGGCCCGCGCGCCGAGCGGGCCTGCAGCCCTGCGGCCCTGGCCGGGCGCGAACTGGCACCGCCCAGGAGCGCCGGCGGGGCCGCGTCTGTCAAAGGGTCACCAGCCGGCAGGAGAACCGCCTGTGCGCCCAAAGATAAGAGCGCGAGGGGGGCCGAGGCTGCCGCGGGGGAAAGCGCGTCGGGTCAGCTCCCGAGCTGCGTGGAGGCTGGCGCTCGGGCAGAGAGCCGGAGCCCACTGGCCCGGACCCCGGGCGCCGAGCGGGAGGGGAGGCCCCGGGCCGGCCTCGCCCTGCCCTGGGCCGACGTTTCCCCCCAGAGCCGGTTGCAGAGCACCTGGGCACTGAGCACGAAAGGCAGGGACGTGGCGGCGTGGAAGGGGGGCCTCAGGggccagagagagaaggggctggAAGGCCAGGCCCGGGGCTCGCCCGGCCTCACCATGAGCCCCAAGAGAGGCCTGCCCTTTGCCGGCTTCTCGCCACTGCTCTCCACGCAGCTGTTTCACTTCGGGAAGAGTGTCTCCTGGGGCGGCAAGCAGGCCAGCCTCTTCAGTGCCCCCCTGAGTCTGCCTCTACAGGGCCCGTCCTTCTCGGCCTTCCGAGAGACCCAGGCTGGCCACGGCCCAGTGTTCGGAAGCTCACGCTTGCTGGTGAAGCAGGAGGGTGGCCGCTGGGCGCCCAGGAAGTCCCAGGCAGGGCTCAGTCTGCCCGACAGGAGGAACTCGGGGCCGGAGGAGAGCATCTTAGACCTGCGGTACCGGCGGAGGGGGGTGGACAGAGACGACGAAGACCAAGAGGCCCTGGGCAGTGACGCCAGCGAGTTCAGTGACGCGTCTGTGGAGGAGGGCGGCAG